From the genome of Arvicola amphibius chromosome 9, mArvAmp1.2, whole genome shotgun sequence, one region includes:
- the Asb8 gene encoding ankyrin repeat and SOCS box protein 8 encodes MSSSMWYIMQSIQSKYSLSERLIRTIAAIRSFPHDNVEDLIRGGADVNCTHGTLKPLHCACMVSDADCVELLLEKGAEVNALDGYNRTALHYAAEKDEACVEVLLEYGANPNALDGNRDTPLHWAAFKNNSDCVRALLESGASVNALDYNNDTPLSWAAMKGNLESVSILLDYGAEVRVINLKGQTPISRLVALLVRGLGAEKEDSCFELLHRAVGHFELRKNGAMPREVTKDQQLCEKLTLLCSAPGTLKTLARYAVRHSLGFQYLPNAVKGLPLPASLKEYLLLLE; translated from the exons ATGAGTTCCAGTATGTGGTATATTATGCAGAGCATTCAGAGCAAATACTCCCTCTCAGAACGCCTGATCCGAACAATCGCTGCCATCCGTTCCTTCCCACATGACAACGTAGAGGACctcatcagaggg GGAGCAGACGTGAACTGCACCCATGGCACACTGAAGCCCCTGCACTGTGCCTGCATGGTGTCGGATGCTGACTGTGTGGAGCTACTCCTGGAAAAGGGAGCAGAG gTCAATGCCCTGGATGGTTACAACCGAACAGCCCTCCACTATGCTGCAGAGAAAGATGAGGCTTGTGTGGAGGTCCTCTTGGAATATGGTGCAAACCCCAATGCACTGGATGGCAACAGAGACACCCCGCTTCACTGGGCAGCCTTTAAGAACAATTCTGACTGTGTGCGGGCTCTCCTAGAGAGTGGGGCCTCTGTCAATGCCTTGGATTACAACAATGATACACCACTCAGCTGGGCTGCCATGAAGGGAAATCTTGAGAGTGTCAGCATCCTTCTTGATTATGGTGCTGAGGTCAGAGTCATCAACTTAAAAGGCCAGACACCCATCTCCCGCTTGGTGGCTCTGCTGGTTAGAGGACttggagcagagaaagaagactCCTGCTTCGAGCTCCTTCATAGAGCTGTTGGACACTTTGAGTTAAGGAAAAATGGCGCCATGCCAAGAGAAGTGACCAAAGACCAGCAGCTGTGTGAAAAACTGACTCTGTTGTGCTCAGCACCGGGAACTCTTAAGACTCTTGCCCGCTATGCTGTACGCCATAGCCTGGGTTTCCAGTACCTGCCCAATGCGGTGAAGGGGCTTCCACTGCCAGCTTCTTTGAAGGAATACTTGTTACTCTTAGAATAG
- the Ccdc184 gene encoding LOW QUALITY PROTEIN: coiled-coil domain-containing protein 184 (The sequence of the model RefSeq protein was modified relative to this genomic sequence to represent the inferred CDS: deleted 4 bases in 3 codons; substituted 2 bases at 2 genomic stop codons) translates to MEDSLLEIMTKDGGDMPAPLEVSTVPAVGDVISGSITAAXRNXLEHLKAQLQALFEDVRAMRGALDEQASHIQVLRTTVCANQRAIVSMCQIMTTAPRQGGLGVAGGKGSFPSVPHEPETPSPDVGDSDLLGRDPEEEDEDEEEKGMPRHPPTPTSHCERSESPCAGLLGEDGPLVEPLDLPDITPAQLEGEVSLLREDPTGATNYLGFEFLSV, encoded by the exons ATGGAGGACAGTCTGCTGGAGATCATGACCAAGGACGGCGGCGACATGCCGGCACCTCTGGAGGTGTCCACGGTGCCAGCCGTGGGGGACGTGATCTCGGGGAGTATAACGGCGGCATGAAGGAACTGATTGGAACACCTGAAGGCCCAGCTTCAGGCCCTGTTTGAGGACGTGAGGGCCATGCGAGGGGCGCTGGACGAGCAGGCCTCGCACATCCAGGTTCTG CGGACGACGGTGTGCGCCAACCAGCGGGCTATAGTCTCCATGTGCCAGATTATGACCACCGCGCCCCGTCAGGGAGGCTTGGGTGTGGCCGGCGGCAAGGGGAGCTTCCCGAGTGTTCCACATGAGCCGGAGACACCTTCGCCTGATGTCGGGGACAGCGACTTGCTGGGT CGCGATccagaggaggaggacgaggatgaagaggagaaagggatgcCCAGGCACCCGCCA ACACCCACCAGTCACTGTGAGCGCTCTGAGAGCCCCTGTGCTGGTCTCCTTGGGGAGGATGGGCCACTTGTGGAGCCCCTCGACCTGCCTGACATAACCCCTGCGCAGCTGGAGGGCGAGGTCTCTCTGTTGAGGGAGGACCCCACGGGGGCAACCAACTACCTGGGCTTTGAGTTTCTAAGTGTTTAA